In a genomic window of Tachysurus vachellii isolate PV-2020 chromosome 13, HZAU_Pvac_v1, whole genome shotgun sequence:
- the psmd10 gene encoding 26S proteasome non-ATPase regulatory subunit 10 has translation MALSVSNLEICNLAYTGKYEELKKCILSDRSLAAKTDQDNRTALHWACSAGHANIVQFLLDLGAEVEIKDDASWTPLHIAASAGREEIVRFLIGRGAQLNSVNQNGCTPLHYAASKDRYEIALILLENGADPNATDKLESTPLHRASAKGNCRLIQLLLKQSASTNIQDSEGNTPLHLACDEEQVEAAKLLVAHGASIYIENKEEKTPLQIAKGGLGNILRRIVEG, from the exons ATGGCGCTCTCTGTGTCCAACTTAGAGATCTGTAATTTAGCTTATACAGGCAAAtatgaagaattaaaaaaatgtattttgtctGACAGAAGTCTGGCAGCGAAAACAGATCAG GACAACAGGACTGCTTTACACTGGGCGTGTTCAGCTGGACATGCAAATATCGTGCAGTTTCTTTTGGATCTTGGAGCTGAGGTGGAAATTAAGGATGAT GCATCTTGGACTCCTCTGCACATTGCAGCTTCTGCAGGAAGAGAGGAAATTGTTAGATTTTTAATAGGCAGAGGAGCTCAACTGAATTCAGTCAACCAAAATGGTTGCACCCCATTACATTATGCAGCATCAAAGGACAGATATGAG atagcCCTGATTTTGCTGGAAAATGGTGCTGACCCTAACGCCACAGATAAACTAGAATCCACACCTCTACACAGAGCCTCAGCAAAGGGGAACTGTCGTCTCATCCAACTTCTCTTAAAACAGAGCGCTTCCACTAATATTCAGGACTCAGAGGGCAACACACCGCT CCATCTTGCATGTGATGAAGAGCAAGTAGAGGCTGCAAAGCTCTTAGTTGCACATGGTGCCAGTATTTACATTGAGAACAAAGAGGAAAAGACACCTTTACAGATTGCCAAAGGTGGACTTGGTAATATTCTTAGAAGGATTGTAGAAGGTTGA